The Nisaea sp. DNA segment GCCGCGTTGAATCCCGCATCCGCGACTGCCTTGCGAACCATCAGGCTGTATTCACCGTACGGATAGGCGAAAAGCGCAGGCTTTTCCTTAAGTTCCTCGACGAAACGCTGGTTTGAATCGGCCAATTCGCGATCCAGCGCCTGGCGGTCCAGCGTGGTCATGTGAGGGTGCGACTTGGTCTGGCTGCCGATGGTCACGCCACCGTCTTTCAGCTCCCTGATCTGGTCCCAGCTCATGTAGCCCTGGACCTTGCGGTCGATGACGCCGGTGGAAACGAAGAGGGTGAATGGCAGACCGGCGGCTTTCAACCGGGGCCAGGCGTGCTCGTAGACGGAGAGATAGGCATCGTCGATCGTGATCGCGATGGTGTGATCGGCGAGTGGTTTACCGGTTTTCAGCGCTTCGATGATCTCCGGCAGCGGACGGACCTTGTACCGCTCCTTCTTCAGCTCCTCGAGATGCTCCTCGAATTGAGCGATGCGAATGCTGGTCGAAGGATAGTCGTTCTCTCCGAACCGGTGATACATGGTCACGACGGCGCCGGAAACCTCTTCGGCTGCTGCGGGCCCATCCATCGGGCTTGCAAGATAGGCGACAAGTGTCAGGGCGGCCGTGATGGCTGTCCGGATCTTTCTTGGCATGGAAGCTCCACTACGGAAGGCGCGGTGAAAATGCATGCAGTATGGCATAAACGCTATATTCCCTTGCTCTCGTCCGCCAACGTGGTTTACAGGCGGCGATGCGATTGGAAAAGTTGCACTTTCAGGCCGCTCTGTCACCCTAACATACGCTATTTGCGGCGGAAATTAAGATGCTCTCTACTTCCGGTACAATTATCGGCATCGATTCCAGCACCGGTGCCTGCTCTATTGCGGTGTGTCGTGGCGGCACAATGCTGGCTCATTTCCACGAAGACATGACGCGCGGCCAGTCCGAGCGCTTGGCGCCAATGGCGGAAGCCGGACTCGCGGCGGCCGGGCTTGGCTTTCCGGATCTGGATGCCATAGCCGTAACGCGCGGACCGGGCTCCTTCACGGGACTTCGAATCGGTATGGCTTTCGCCAAGGGTCTTGGCCAGGCACTTGGTATTCCGGTTTTCGGGGTTACGGGGTTTGACGCGGTTGCCCGGGCGGTTTTTGCAACAGAAGCCGCCGCTGGCCATGGCATCGCCGTTATTCTGGAAAGCCGGCGGGCGGACCTGTTCCTGCAGATATACACCACTGGCGGGGCTCCGGACGGCCCTCCGGTTGCGTTGCCGCCGGAGGATATTGCAGCCAGGCTTTGCCAGGAAGGCGCCGCTCCGTTGCTGCTTGCCGGCGACGCGGCGGACAAGGTGCTGGCGGTTCTCGATCAGGCGAGCGCGGCAATGCTGCGCAGCAGCTTGATAACCGCACCGGATGCCCGGGAGGTTGCCTTGATCGGATTGGAAATGGCAGGGGACGGTGACATTCCGCCGGCGCTGCAACCGCTGTATCTCCGGGCGCCGGATGTAACGGCGCCGAGGGCTGGATGACGGAGCTGGACGGCTACAGGCTCATCGGGGATATCGAAACCTATCTCGACGATGCAGCAGCACTGCATGAGGCTATTTTTGACAGGCCCTGGTCGCAGGACGCTTTGCGGGACTTGCTTGCGATGTCCGGTGCAGACGGCGCGGTCATCCTTGCCGGCACGCGCGATCCGGCATTTGCCGGATTTGTCATTTTCCAATGCATCGGCGATTTTGCCGAAATACTGACCCTTGCCGTTGCCCCGGATCATCGGGGAAGGGGGTTGGCGCGCTCTCTGGTGCAGCAGGTGTTCGCGCGTGCCCGCGAAACCGGGGCCGAAAAGGTGATGCTCGAGGTGCAGGACGGCAATTTGGCGGCAATCCAGCTCTATGAAAGCCTTGGAATGACAGCTTTTGACCGGCGCCGAAACTACTACAAAGCGGCGGACGGTAGCCATGCCGATGCCATAATGATGCAGCTATTCTTCGATAATTGATGGCCCGAGAGGCCGCGAGCCGTGAAGAGGTCCCGAAATTATCCGGATTCGTGCGGGTTTCGAGTGCAACCAGTTTGTCATCAGAGTGTGTGAAAACTGTCACCGTTCAGTCGGTATAAGCCGATACCGGGTGGCTTCTTGGGGTCCCGTCCGGCGCGCGTTTCCCCTACCGTTAGGGGGATGTTTCTCGTAACGGGATTACGCGTAGCTATATCTGAGGAATGAGAGTGCCGCTGCGCGGTACAATTGGCTCCGATAGCCTGTGGCCTCGACAACAGGGATGCGACAAATCATGGGATTCTCGATTCCGACGAGAACAGCACTTTCCGAAACCACTGCGGCCGAAACCGCACCGGTCGTGATGTCTGGGACGGCGCCGCTGTCTGACCAGACGCTCGTCTCCGGCTCGCTCGAAGTAAAGATTGCGACGACCGAGGAAGACATCCACGCAGCCAAGCGCCTGCGCTATCAGGTCTTCTATGAGGAAATGGGCGCGATTCCGTCCCCGGCTGCACGCGCGAGCCGTCTGGATGAGGATCCGTTTGACGATGTCGCGGATCATCTTCTGGTGCTGGACCACACGCGCGGCAAGGGCCCCGAGGCCGTGGTCGGGACCTATCGCCTAATCCGCCGTGCCGGTGCTGTTGAGGCGGGCGGTTTCTATACCGCCGACGAATTCGATATTGCCAAACTCGAAGCGCAGCCTGGCGAGATTCTCGAGCTCGGGCGTTCCTGCACTGCGGATGGCTATCGCACCCGCCCGACCATGCAGCTGCTCTGGAAGGGCATTGCCGCCTACGTGTTCCAGAACGACATTGCCGTGATGTTCGGCTGCGCCAGCCTGCCAGGCAATGACGCGGCCGCGCTTCGGACTCAACTCGCCTATCTGCATCACAATCATCTGGCGCCGGAGCGGATCCGTGCTTCCGCGCTGGCGGAGCGCTACACCGAGATGAATCTGGTGCCGGCCGAGGAAATCGATGCACGTCGCGTTGCTGCCGCGCTTCCGCCTCTGATCAAGGGGTATCTGCGGCTTGGCGGCTATGTCGGTCACGGGGCCGTGGTCGATCATCAGTTCAACACGACCGATGTCTGTGTCATCGTCGAGACCAGCAATGTCTCCGACAAGTACTACAAGCATTATGAACGCGAGGCGCGCGGGGTCGTTATACAATGAGTGTCGCCGGTGCCCTTGAGGAGTTGAATGAAGACGACGTCTTTGTTGATTCCGGATTGCTCGGGACCTGGGATCGTGGGGCCGAACCGGCGGAAGCAGCGGGCATGATCGCTCCGTCCCGGAGCCTGCTATGGCGCAGGCTCGCGCTCTATAGCGCCCTGACGCTTGGCCTGCTGCCGGTCCAGGTGCTGGCACTGGCTCTCCGGGCGCCGCTCTCGGCCAGTCTGCCGCTTTTCTATCACAGCCTCTGCGCCCGCCTGCTTGGCTTCCGGGTCCGGACCAGCGGCACGCCGCTGCGCAAGGGATCGGTGCTCTATGCCAGCAACCATGTCTCCTATTTCGATATTGTCGTGCTGGGCAGCCTGCTGCGCGCCAGTTTTATCGCCAAGAGCGAGGTCAAGACCTGGCCGGGTTTCGGTCTGCTTGCGACCCTGCAGCGCACTGTTTTCGTTGAGCGACAAAGAGCCCGCTCGAAGGAACATGCGGACGTCATCGCCGACCGCCTTTCGTCGGGCGACCGGCTGATCCTGTTCCCCGAAGGCACGAGCAATGACGGTAACCGGACGCTGCCCTTCAAGAGCTCATTGTTCGCTGCCGCCAAGCCCTCCCGGAGCGCCGCATCGACCCGTTCCGATCTACGCATTCAACCGGTCTCTGTGACCTACACCCGGCTGAACGGGATGCCGATGGGGCGCGGGCTCAGGCCGTTCTATGCCTGGTATGGCGACATGGATCTGGTGCCGCACCTGCTCGACGCGCTGGCGCTCGGCCGGGTTGATGTCGATGTCGAATTCCATGAGCCGGTGGACCCTGCGGAATTTCGAAACCGCAAGGAACTGGCCGCGCATTGTCAGCGCATTGTCGCCAATGGTGTTTCGCGGGCGCTTTCCGGCCGCAGTGACGTTACGTCCTGACCCCACATCCTGACGCGGGAGCGCCTTTCGAAATTCGTCACATCAGACCGGTTACGCGGCTTGACTGGACGCCTCCCGGTGTTAGCATTTCGGGGATGAACAGAAACGCACGCTGGAATTTCAGTTGCACTCGGCGTATTGCTCCCGCCGTACCCTTGAAATTCGACCCTTCGAGCGACCATAAGGCGCGGCGCGCGTGAGCAAAAAACTCTACATCAAAACCTACGGCTGCCAGATGAACGTCTACGACAGTGAGCGTATGACAGACAGTCTGGCGTCACTCGGCTATGACCCGGTAACAACCCCGGACGATGTCGACATGGTGATCCTGAACACCTGCCACATCCGGGAAAAGGCGACGGAAAAGGTCTTTTCCGAACTCGGCCGAATTCGCAAGGAAAAGGAAGCCCGCGCAGCGGGCGGAAAGCCTTTGCTGATCGCGGTCGCGGGCTGCGTTGCCCAAGCCGAGGGCGAGGAAATCGTCAAGCGCGCACCCTATGTCGATCTGGTGTTCGGACCGCAGACCTATCACCGCCTGCCGGAGCTGGTCCGCGCGGCTGAAGAAAAAGCGGCGGATTACCGGGCGACATCGGGCGGACGCGGTTCCCGCGGTGCCGGTGTCGTCGACACCGATTTTCCGGCGGAGAGCAAATTCGATCATTTGCCTGAAGAACGTCATTCGAATGCTGCTGCCGCGTTCCTCAGCATCCAGGAAGGCTGCGACAAGTTCTGCAGCTTCTGTGTGGTGCCCTATACGCGCGGCGCTGAATTCTCCCGTCCGGCGGACCAGGTGCTCGCCGAGGCGCGGCGGCTGGTGGCCGCTGGTACGTCGGAACTCACCCTGCTCGGCCAGAACGTCAACGCTTATCATGGCGAGGCGGGCGGCGGTGAATGGGGTCTCGGCAGACTGATCCGGGCGCTGGCCGAGATCGATGGGCTGGAACGCATTCGCTACACCACCTCGCATCCGAACGATGTGGATGACGACCTGATCGCCGCGCATCGCGACGTGCCGCAGTTGATGCCTTTTCTGCATCTTCCGGTGCAGTCCGGCTCCGACAGTGTGTTGCGGCAGATGAACCGAAAGCATGATGCGGATTCCTATCGCCGCATCGTCGACCGGCTGCGCGAAGCCCGCCCGGACCTGGCCTTGTCGTCCGATTTCATTGTCGGGCACCCGGGCGAGAGCGACGAGGATTTTGCCGACACACTCAGACTTGTAACGGATGTCGGATACGTTCAGGCCTATTCGTTCAAATACAGTCCGCGCCCCGGCACACCAGCGGCCGGGACGGACCTGCAGATCGACGACGCTGTGAAGTCAGACCGTCTGGAAACCCTGCAACAGCTGCTGAATGCGCAGCAGCTTGCCTTCAATGTGGCCAGTGTCGGCGCGGTCCAGCCGGTGCTGGTCGAGCGCAAGGGACAAAAAGAAGGTCAACTTGTTGGCCGGGGTCCCTATATGCAGGCCATACACTTTGCCGGACCGGACCGGTTGATCGGTGCGATTGCCGATGTCCGGATTGAACAGGGACACGCCAACTCTCTTTCGGGAACCGCGGTGATCGGCGAATGGGCCGGCGCGTCAGGCCCGACAACGCTCACCTCCGACCATGAAAGGGCGATTGCTTGAGCATCATTGACGAGGCCACCGAAGTCATTCATCTGGAATTTGCCGACCATGATCTGGTGCCGGCTTTGCTCGGCGAGCACGATCGTAATCTGGCGCGAATTGAACAAAAGCTTCAGGTTTCGATTTCCTGCTTCGGAAACAAGGTCACCGTTGAAGGTGAAAAAGATGCGGTGGTTACGGCGCAATCCGCGCTGACCTCGCTTTATCGCCGCCTTGAAGGGGACGTCAAGGCCGGTAAGAAGCTCAAGGCCCTCGATTTTGGGACTGTCGACGCTGCCGTGAAGTGGGCGCAGAACACGGGCGACGCCGCAAACGGCGACAGCAACGGTTTCAATGATCGCTCCGCCTTCGTGCCGACGTGGAAACGGGCGATCCAGCCGCGTTCACCGAACCAGCACCGCTATATCCAGGCCCTGTCGAAAGATGAACTCGTGCTTGGCCTTGGACCTGCCGGTACAGGCAAGACCTATCTGGCCGTTGCCATGGCTGTTTCCATGCTGATGGAACGCAGGGTCGAGCGGCTGATCCTGTCGCGTCCGGCGGTGGAAGCGGGCGAGCGGCTCGGTTTCCTGCCCGGCGATATGAAAGACAAGGTCGATCCCTATCTTCGTCCGCTTTATGACGCGCTTTACGACATGATGCCGGGCGAGCAGGTCGAACGGCGGCTTGCGGCCGGTGAGATCGAAGTGGCGCCGCTCGCCTTCATGCGAGGCCGGACGCTCGCCAATTCCTACATCATCCTGGACGAAGCGCAGAACACAACGCCGACCCAGATGAAGATGTTTCTGACCCGTCTCGGCGAGAATTCGCGGATGGCGATCACCGGCGATCCGTCGCAGGTTGATCTGCCTTTCGGAGCGAAATCGGGTCTGACGGATGCGATGCATGTGCTTGGCCGAATTCCCGATGTCAGCCTCATCGAGTTCACGGCCAGAGACGTTGTGCGCCACCCGCTGGTAACGAAAATCGTCAATGCGTACAGTGAACGTGAATCGACCCGTCTTGACGGGTCCAGTTAGAGAAAACAATGGAGTGTCCGCGCGTGCCCGACGAACCGGAGCCGAGTAGTAGCAGCCGCAGCGAGATCGCGGCGCAGGATCCGCAGGAAGAGCCGGAGCAACCGGACTCTATTTACGATATTGCCGTCACCGTTTCCGACCCTGCCTGGGAGGTGGCGCTGCCCGACGCGGAGCGACTCTGTGTCGAGTGTGCCGTTGCGGTACTCGGGTCGGTGACAAAGCCGACCGAGCTCAGCATTGTCCTGAGCTCCGACGCCGAAGTCCGCGTACTGAACCGCGATTACCGCGGTAAGGACAAGGCAACCAATGTGCTGTCCTTCCCTTCAGGCCTTTCATCGGATCTGTCGGGAACGGATATGCTTGGCGATGTGATGCTCGCCTTTGAAACCGTTTCCATGGAAGCGGATCGTGACGGAAAAACCCTGGCGTCCCATCTGCGGCACTTGGTGGTGCACGGCATTCTTCATTTGCTCGGATACGATCACGAGACGGAGGAAGAGGCTTCTGAAATGGAGCGGCGGGAAGTTGAGATTCTCGACGGATTTGGCATTTCCGACCCCTATAATCCCGTGCTGGAGCCGGTCCAATGAATTCAGGTCCGGATAACAGGCCGGTAAGCGTGGATATCGTCGGCGTGACGGATGGCGACGATTTCGAGTCCGAAGGTCAACGGGAGCCGTCATGGACCCGTTTTCGGCAATTTTTCAAGGCGTTGAAGCTCAAGCGTAATGGCGGTGCGTCCGCACGCGACGCTCTTGAAGAACTGATTGAGGATGACGGCGGGACGATGGACGAGGATCTCGCCATCGACACGCATGAACGGGCGCTGATCCGTAACATTCTCGGGCTGCGCGACATCACGGCTGAAGATGTGATGGTACCGCGTGCCGATATCACCGGTGTGGCGATTGATACCAGTCTCGATGAGCTGGTAACGGATATGGTGAAGGATTCCCACAGCCGGGTGCCGGTCTACCGCGAGACGCTCGACGATGTGGTCGGCATGATCCACATGAAGGATGTTCTGGCGCATGTCCATGCCGGCAAGGATGTGCCGCTCAGCTCCCTGTTGCGGGAGGTCTTGTTCGTTTCGCCTTCGATACGAGCGATGGACCTGCTGCAGGAAATGCGTCTGACACGCCGCCATCTCGCGCTCGTCGTGGATGAGTTCGGCGGGATTGACGGGCTGATCACCATTGAGGATCTGATCGAGGAAATCGTGGGCGACATCGTCGACGAGCACGATGTCGAGGAAGGTCCGAAAATCGCCATGGTCGGGCCGGATACGGCGGTTGCCGATGCTCGCGCCGAAATCGAGGAATTTGAAGCTCTTTTCGGCAATGTGTTGACTGAGGAAGAGCGCGAGGAAATCGATACGCTCGGCGGGCTCGTCTTCTCGCTCGCGGGCCGTGTTGCGGCTCGGGGGGAGCTCCTGGCACACCCGGCCGGTGTCGAATTCGAGGTGCTTGAAAGTGACTCACGCAGGATCAAGCGGATCCGTATCCGGCGTGTGTCGACGGACGAGCCTGAAATGGAGGTCAGCCCGTGAGTGCATGGGCGTCTGTCGCCCGGTGGGGTGATGGCGTCCGTACTGGCATCAACCGGCTTGCAGGGCTGACCGGTTTCCGCAGTGTGGCCGTGATGGCGTTGGTCGGCGCGCTTGCCGCACTTGCTCTGCCGCCGCTTGACGTGCTGCCGGCTCTGTTCGCTTTCACCCTTATGCTGCTGACGCTCGATCGCCGCCGGACACTCACCGGGGCTTTCTTGACGGGCTGGGCGTTCGCCTTCGGGTATCACGTCGCCGGCCTTTATTGGATCTCCAACGCGCTTCTGGTAGACGGCGACCGGTTTGCCTGGCTGGTGCCGTTTGCCGCAGCGGGCCTTCCCGCCGTTCTCGGAGTGTTTGGCGGTCTGGCGACCCTGCTCTATGGCTGGCTCCGGCCGCGCGTATGGGTAAGGGCACCTGCGCTAGCGGGGGCCTGGACTCTCTCGGAAATGCTGCGGGGGCATGTCGCCACTGGGTTTCCCTGGAACTTGCCGGCCTCTGCCTGGTCTTTTTCCGATGCGCTGTTGCAGCCCTTGTCCCTGATTGGTGCCTATGGGTACGGCTTCTTCGTGGTTCTCTTTGCGCTGTCACCGCTCATGCTGTTACGGCGCACCGGGCGTTGGGAGCGTGGTTTCGGTGCTGTCTGTTTGCTCTTACCGGTGATTTTCGCCGGATATGGCGCGGTACGGCTTGCCGGCGCCGCCGATCCCGACATCAGTCGTCCCACAGTCCGGATCGTCCAGGGGAACGTTGCCCAGACGGAAAAGTGGAAGCCGCAGCTCTTGCAGGGGCATTTGGCTAAATACGCCACGCTGACGCGGGCACCACGCGCCACTGTCAAGCCCGCCGGGATGGGTGATCTTGCCCCGCCCAGTCTTGTGGTCTGGCCGGAAACTGCCGTTCCCTATGCGCTCAATCGCGAGCCGCGGCTGGCGGCTTATCTGGGCTCCCTGCTTCAGCCGGGGGCGCTGCTGATGACCGGAGTGCCGCTACGCGATCAGGTTTCCGATGATCCGGCGGAATCTCTGAGTTTCAATGCCGTTGTTGCTCTCAATGAGCGTGGGGAAATGGTCGCCAGGCTGCACAAGTTTCACCTGGTCCCGTTCGGTGAATATGTGCCTCTCAGTCAATGGTTGCCTGTTGAGACGATTGCGAAGACCGGTCGTGGATTTACGGCAGGGCCTGGGCCCAGCAGTTTCGCCCATGCCGGGTTGCCGCGCATCGGTGCTTTGATCTGCTACGAGATCATTTTCCCTGGTGCCGTGACGGAAGCCGGCGGGCCGCGGCCCGGCTTGCTGGTGAATGTGACGAATGATGCGTGGTTCGGAGTGAGTTCCGGACCCTATCAGCACCTGGCCGCGGCCAGGATGCGGGCAATCGAGGAAGGCTTGCCGGTTTTGCGGGCAGCAAATACCGGGATTTCAGCGCTGATCGATTCCTATGGTCGCGTTCTGGCGTCCTTGCCGCTGGAGCGTACAGGGACAATTGACAGTCCTATTCCAGCGTCCTTGGAAAATAAAACACTCTATGCGCGTGGCGGAGAGCTTGCGGCAATCTTGCTCGTGATCGCATCGTGTGGTGCCGCATTCTTTTTGCGCCGGAATTAAGCGGCTTTTTTCTTTTTTTTGCTACGGCTTTTATATTGACTGCATACGTTTGTATGGGTAACTGATTTTAGCGCAATTTGAGACTATTGGTTTGTAATATGGAGCAGCCGTCGAGCAAACGCCGCCCGGGAGGCCGGATGGCGAGCCTTGGAAAGCCAAATCCGGTCGATGTCCATGTCGGATCGCGTGTGCGAATGCGACGGACGTTGCTTGGGATTAGCCAGGAGAAGCTTGGTCAGGCGCTTGGGCTTACATTCCAGCAGGTTCAGAAATATGAGCGCGGTGCAAACCGCATCGGTGCAAGCCGGCTCTATGACCTCAGCCGCATCCTCGAGGTGCCGGTAAACTTCTTCTTCGAGGACATGGCGCAAGAAGTTCAGGAACAGTCGCCTGGCCGTCTGTTCGAAAAAGAACAGGAGCCGGACGCCTATCAGATCCCCGACGATCCGATGAACCGGCGTGAGACTCTTGAACTTGTCAGGGCCTATTACAGGATCGAAGATCCGGAGTCGCGCCGCCGCCTGTTCGACCTCATGCGCTCCATCGCCAATGCCTTCGATGGCGAAGATCCGGAATAGGCCGCACACGCTTTCCTCTTGACCATGAATCCCAAAACCGGCAGGAAGTCCTACCTCTCGGTGCCTTCATTCGATTCACCGGATAGAGATTCATGTCGAGCTGCTTCGA contains these protein-coding regions:
- a CDS encoding lysophospholipid acyltransferase family protein, which translates into the protein MSVAGALEELNEDDVFVDSGLLGTWDRGAEPAEAAGMIAPSRSLLWRRLALYSALTLGLLPVQVLALALRAPLSASLPLFYHSLCARLLGFRVRTSGTPLRKGSVLYASNHVSYFDIVVLGSLLRASFIAKSEVKTWPGFGLLATLQRTVFVERQRARSKEHADVIADRLSSGDRLILFPEGTSNDGNRTLPFKSSLFAAAKPSRSAASTRSDLRIQPVSVTYTRLNGMPMGRGLRPFYAWYGDMDLVPHLLDALALGRVDVDVEFHEPVDPAEFRNRKELAAHCQRIVANGVSRALSGRSDVTS
- the tsaB gene encoding tRNA (adenosine(37)-N6)-threonylcarbamoyltransferase complex dimerization subunit type 1 TsaB, encoding MLSTSGTIIGIDSSTGACSIAVCRGGTMLAHFHEDMTRGQSERLAPMAEAGLAAAGLGFPDLDAIAVTRGPGSFTGLRIGMAFAKGLGQALGIPVFGVTGFDAVARAVFATEAAAGHGIAVILESRRADLFLQIYTTGGAPDGPPVALPPEDIAARLCQEGAAPLLLAGDAADKVLAVLDQASAAMLRSSLITAPDAREVALIGLEMAGDGDIPPALQPLYLRAPDVTAPRAG
- a CDS encoding GNAT family N-acetyltransferase is translated as MSGTAPLSDQTLVSGSLEVKIATTEEDIHAAKRLRYQVFYEEMGAIPSPAARASRLDEDPFDDVADHLLVLDHTRGKGPEAVVGTYRLIRRAGAVEAGGFYTADEFDIAKLEAQPGEILELGRSCTADGYRTRPTMQLLWKGIAAYVFQNDIAVMFGCASLPGNDAAALRTQLAYLHHNHLAPERIRASALAERYTEMNLVPAEEIDARRVAAALPPLIKGYLRLGGYVGHGAVVDHQFNTTDVCVIVETSNVSDKYYKHYEREARGVVIQ
- the lnt gene encoding apolipoprotein N-acyltransferase, which encodes MSAWASVARWGDGVRTGINRLAGLTGFRSVAVMALVGALAALALPPLDVLPALFAFTLMLLTLDRRRTLTGAFLTGWAFAFGYHVAGLYWISNALLVDGDRFAWLVPFAAAGLPAVLGVFGGLATLLYGWLRPRVWVRAPALAGAWTLSEMLRGHVATGFPWNLPASAWSFSDALLQPLSLIGAYGYGFFVVLFALSPLMLLRRTGRWERGFGAVCLLLPVIFAGYGAVRLAGAADPDISRPTVRIVQGNVAQTEKWKPQLLQGHLAKYATLTRAPRATVKPAGMGDLAPPSLVVWPETAVPYALNREPRLAAYLGSLLQPGALLMTGVPLRDQVSDDPAESLSFNAVVALNERGEMVARLHKFHLVPFGEYVPLSQWLPVETIAKTGRGFTAGPGPSSFAHAGLPRIGALICYEIIFPGAVTEAGGPRPGLLVNVTNDAWFGVSSGPYQHLAAARMRAIEEGLPVLRAANTGISALIDSYGRVLASLPLERTGTIDSPIPASLENKTLYARGGELAAILLVIASCGAAFFLRRN
- a CDS encoding PhoH family protein — protein: MSIIDEATEVIHLEFADHDLVPALLGEHDRNLARIEQKLQVSISCFGNKVTVEGEKDAVVTAQSALTSLYRRLEGDVKAGKKLKALDFGTVDAAVKWAQNTGDAANGDSNGFNDRSAFVPTWKRAIQPRSPNQHRYIQALSKDELVLGLGPAGTGKTYLAVAMAVSMLMERRVERLILSRPAVEAGERLGFLPGDMKDKVDPYLRPLYDALYDMMPGEQVERRLAAGEIEVAPLAFMRGRTLANSYIILDEAQNTTPTQMKMFLTRLGENSRMAITGDPSQVDLPFGAKSGLTDAMHVLGRIPDVSLIEFTARDVVRHPLVTKIVNAYSERESTRLDGSS
- the ybeY gene encoding rRNA maturation RNase YbeY, translated to MYDIAVTVSDPAWEVALPDAERLCVECAVAVLGSVTKPTELSIVLSSDAEVRVLNRDYRGKDKATNVLSFPSGLSSDLSGTDMLGDVMLAFETVSMEADRDGKTLASHLRHLVVHGILHLLGYDHETEEEASEMERREVEILDGFGISDPYNPVLEPVQ
- a CDS encoding helix-turn-helix transcriptional regulator; amino-acid sequence: MASLGKPNPVDVHVGSRVRMRRTLLGISQEKLGQALGLTFQQVQKYERGANRIGASRLYDLSRILEVPVNFFFEDMAQEVQEQSPGRLFEKEQEPDAYQIPDDPMNRRETLELVRAYYRIEDPESRRRLFDLMRSIANAFDGEDPE
- the rimI gene encoding ribosomal protein S18-alanine N-acetyltransferase is translated as MTELDGYRLIGDIETYLDDAAALHEAIFDRPWSQDALRDLLAMSGADGAVILAGTRDPAFAGFVIFQCIGDFAEILTLAVAPDHRGRGLARSLVQQVFARARETGAEKVMLEVQDGNLAAIQLYESLGMTAFDRRRNYYKAADGSHADAIMMQLFFDN
- a CDS encoding polysaccharide deacetylase family protein — encoded protein: MPRKIRTAITAALTLVAYLASPMDGPAAAEEVSGAVVTMYHRFGENDYPSTSIRIAQFEEHLEELKKERYKVRPLPEIIEALKTGKPLADHTIAITIDDAYLSVYEHAWPRLKAAGLPFTLFVSTGVIDRKVQGYMSWDQIRELKDGGVTIGSQTKSHPHMTTLDRQALDRELADSNQRFVEELKEKPALFAYPYGEYSLMVRKAVADAGFNAAFGQHSGVAYDGMDPLTLPRFALNERYGGIDRFRLVTNALPLPVSDVLPKDPLLGENPPAFGFTLDSSIGDPSSLSCFASSEGETHLEYLEQRVEVRLKQAFPPGRSRINCTMPGPDNRWRWFGTQFVVPK
- the miaB gene encoding tRNA (N6-isopentenyl adenosine(37)-C2)-methylthiotransferase MiaB; the protein is MSKKLYIKTYGCQMNVYDSERMTDSLASLGYDPVTTPDDVDMVILNTCHIREKATEKVFSELGRIRKEKEARAAGGKPLLIAVAGCVAQAEGEEIVKRAPYVDLVFGPQTYHRLPELVRAAEEKAADYRATSGGRGSRGAGVVDTDFPAESKFDHLPEERHSNAAAAFLSIQEGCDKFCSFCVVPYTRGAEFSRPADQVLAEARRLVAAGTSELTLLGQNVNAYHGEAGGGEWGLGRLIRALAEIDGLERIRYTTSHPNDVDDDLIAAHRDVPQLMPFLHLPVQSGSDSVLRQMNRKHDADSYRRIVDRLREARPDLALSSDFIVGHPGESDEDFADTLRLVTDVGYVQAYSFKYSPRPGTPAAGTDLQIDDAVKSDRLETLQQLLNAQQLAFNVASVGAVQPVLVERKGQKEGQLVGRGPYMQAIHFAGPDRLIGAIADVRIEQGHANSLSGTAVIGEWAGASGPTTLTSDHERAIA
- a CDS encoding hemolysin family protein, whose product is MNSGPDNRPVSVDIVGVTDGDDFESEGQREPSWTRFRQFFKALKLKRNGGASARDALEELIEDDGGTMDEDLAIDTHERALIRNILGLRDITAEDVMVPRADITGVAIDTSLDELVTDMVKDSHSRVPVYRETLDDVVGMIHMKDVLAHVHAGKDVPLSSLLREVLFVSPSIRAMDLLQEMRLTRRHLALVVDEFGGIDGLITIEDLIEEIVGDIVDEHDVEEGPKIAMVGPDTAVADARAEIEEFEALFGNVLTEEEREEIDTLGGLVFSLAGRVAARGELLAHPAGVEFEVLESDSRRIKRIRIRRVSTDEPEMEVSP